From one Trifolium pratense cultivar HEN17-A07 linkage group LG1, ARS_RC_1.1, whole genome shotgun sequence genomic stretch:
- the LOC123922563 gene encoding probable arabinosyltransferase ARAD2 — translation MPPITKNNNGPFSITTIFLFFTLIFILFLSFFFFPFTSSSNKIISNPSLFLQTSTSSAINVYVSDLPRSLNYGLLNRYWSFNSDSRVGSDSDREIRSTNLGKTLEFPPYPENPIIKQYSAEYWIMGDLITPPELRTGSFAKRVFDARDADVVFVPFFATISAELQLAVAKGVFRKKVGNEDYQRQREVIDFVKKTKAWKRSGGRDHVFVLTDPVAMWHVKDEIAPAILLVVDFGGWYRLDSKSSNCSSSDMIQHTQVSVIKDVIVPYTHLLPKLHLSENKERRNLLYFKGAKHRHRGGLVREKLWDLLTNEPGVIMEEGFPNATGREQSIQGMRTSEFCLHPAGDTPTSCRLFDAIQSLCIPVIVSDNIELPFEGMVDYTEFSVFVAVGDALKPSWLVNHLQRFSKQQKDMFRQNMAQVQPMFVYDNGHPGGIGPIPLDGAVNHIWKKVHEKLPMIKEAIIREKRKPPGVLVPRRCQCT, via the exons ATGCCCCCAATTACGAAGAACAACAATGGCCCTTTCTCTATTACCACAATCTTTCTCTTCTTCACTCTCATTTTCATTCTCTTtctctcattcttcttcttccctttcACTTCTTCCTCCAACAAAATCATCTCAAACCCTTCACTTTTTCTTCAAACCTCAACCTCTTCCGCCATCAATGTCTACGTCTCCGATCTTCCCAGATCCCTCAACTACGGCCTCCTTAACCGTTACTGGTCCTTCAACTCCGATTCCCGAGTCGGCAGTGACTCAGATCGTGAAATTCGATCCACCAATTTGGGTAAAACCCTAGAATTTCCACCGTATCCGGAGAACCCAATTATCAAACAGTACAGTGCGGAGTATTGGATCATGGGGGATCTTATAACACCACCTGAATTACGAACTGGGTCGTTTGCAAAACGGGTTTTTGATGCACGTGATGCTGATGTGgtgtttgttcctttttttgCTACTATTAGTGCTGAATTGCAATTGGCTGTGGCTAAAGGTGTTTTTAGGAAGAAGGTTGGGAATGAGGATTATCAGAGACAGAGGGAGGTTATTGATTTTGTGAAGAAAACTAAAGCTTGGAAACGTTCCGGTGGTCGAGATCATGTGTTTGTTCTTACTG ACCCAGTTGCAATGTGGCATGTTAAAGATGAGATTGCTCCAGCTATTCTCCTTGTTGTGGATTTTGGTGGGTGGTATAGACTTGACTCAAAATCATCCAACTGTAGCTCATCTGACATGATTCAACACACTCAAGTTTCTGTAATTAAAGACGTGATTGTGCCGTACACACATCTTCTACCCAAGTTACACTTGTCAGAAAACAAGGAACGGCGCAACCTTCTTTATTTTAAAGGAGCCAAACACAGGCACCGG GGAGGCCTAGTTAGAGAAAAGTTGTGGGATCTATTGACTAATGAGCCTGGTGTGATAATGGAGGAGGGCTTCCCTAATGCGACTGGTCGAGAGCAATCAATACAAGGAATGAGAACATCAGAGTTTTGCCTACATCCAGCTGGGGACACACCCACTTCATGCCGACTTTTTGATGCCATTCAAAGTCTTTGTATACCTGTTATTGTCAGCGACAACATTGAGCTCCCATTTGAAGGTATGGTGGACTACACAGAATTTTCAGTTTTTGTAGCAGTTGGTGATGCACTTAAACCAAGCTGGCTAGTCAATCATCTTCAGAGGTTTTCAAAACAACAGAAAGACATGTTCCGACAAAACATGGCTCAAGTGCAGCCCATGTTTGTATATGATAATGGTCATCCAGGTGGTATTGGCCCTATACCTTTGGATGGTGCAGTGAATCATATATGGAAGAAAGTCCACGAAAAACTGCCAATGATAAAAGAAGCCATAATTcgagagaaaagaaaaccacCTGGTGTGTTGGTTCCACGACGATGTCAGTGTACTTAG
- the LOC123922573 gene encoding uncharacterized protein LOC123922573: MSLACLVCHSVENPSPSHSFRRSVSNSDSEGRCYAIANCLTRKISVQPPTLHSFLAPSSSKVTPQPTISSSSEITGPPRLVRSRAVRRDIVQDWNFDEVVSA, translated from the coding sequence ATGAGTCTAGCATGTCTTGTGTGCCATAGTGTGGAAAATCCATCGCCATCGCACTCTTTCAGGAGATCTGTTTCAAATTCAGATAGCGAAGGAAGATGTTATGCTATTGCAAACTGCTTAACACGGAAAATATCTGTCCAACCCCCTACATTACACTCTTTTCTTGCACCATCATCTTCAAAGGTCACCCCTCAACCTACTATCTCGAGTAGCAGTGAGATAACCGGTCCTCCACGGCTGGTAAGAAGTCGTGCTGTGAGAAGGGACATAGTACAAGATTGGAATTTTGATGAAGTTGTATCTGCTTAG